CGTGACCGTTACCTGATTGGCAGCGGCGCGCTCAATCTCGATATGTGAAACCGCAGCGTTGGCAAGCTCTTTCTGGATGGTGCTGCGTATTTTCAGATCTTCGGCGAGTAATTCTTTGTAATCACGCTCGGCATACCAGCGAGACTGCCAGCCTTTTACGACGCCGAGCCTGAAACCGGTGGGATGTACCTTATGTCCCAATAGTGTACTCCTTCCTCCCTTAGCGTCTCTTGCCGGCCTCAGCTGGGTCGTCTGAGACAATCACGGTCACATGGCAGAAGCGCCGTAGAATGCGGGCGGCCCGGCCATGAGGACGCGCTTTGATGCGTTTGACCCGGAACGAGTCATCCGTCACAATATTTAGAATATACAGATCATCAGGATCAAGATTATAATTATTCTCAGCATTTGCCGCTGCCGATGCGATAACTTTACTGACCGGCTTTGCGCCTGCATTGGGCATAAACTGAAGATACGCTAACGCTTCATTCACGCGCAGGCCTTTGACTGCGTTGGTGACCAGGCGCATCTTGCGCGGCGGAATACCTATGTCTTTTGCAATAGCCCTGACTTGCATGTTGTACCTCTCGTAGGGGCCCGATGTGTCGCGCCCCATCTCACCAGAACCCCCGCGGGAGACAGGCCCAGGGCACTGTCCCTACAGGGTGGGTTCACTCGTTATTTTGTTCAACTGTCTAATCTCCGCCGGGGCGCGATACATCGGGCCTACGACCGACGGTGGAGGTAAGTTATCAAGAGCTAGCGAACCGAAGTGGTGCGCTCGCTCTTGCCACCCGCGTGACCGCGGAAGTGGCGGGTGGGTGCAAACTCACCGAGCTTATGGCCCACCATGTTCTCCGTGATATAGATAGGCACATGCGTTTTGCCGTTATGCACGCCTATTGTCATTCCCACCATCTGTGGGAAAATCGTCGAGGCGCGCGACCAGGTTTTGATAACTCGCCGGTCGCCGCTCCTCAACACGGCCAGTACTTTCTTTCTAAGCGATTCGTGAATGTATGGTCCTTTTTTCCTTGAGCGCGACATTTACTTCCTCCTCCTGCCAGCGTTGCGACGCCGTACAATGAAGCGGTCCGTTCTCTTATTCTTGCGCGTCTTGTAACCGAGCGCGGGCTTGCCCCATGGTGTCTGCGGTTGGCCACCAATGGGTGAGCGCCCTTCACCACCACCATGTGGATGGTCGCGGGGATTCATGACTGAGCCACGCACTGTTGGGCGGCGGCCAAGGTGACGCGAACGCCCGGCCTTGCCAAGGCTGCGGTTCTCGTGATC
The window above is part of the Ktedonobacteraceae bacterium genome. Proteins encoded here:
- the rplV gene encoding 50S ribosomal protein L22, with protein sequence MQVRAIAKDIGIPPRKMRLVTNAVKGLRVNEALAYLQFMPNAGAKPVSKVIASAAANAENNYNLDPDDLYILNIVTDDSFRVKRIKARPHGRAARILRRFCHVTVIVSDDPAEAGKRR
- the rpsS gene encoding 30S ribosomal protein S19, which produces MSRSRKKGPYIHESLRKKVLAVLRSGDRRVIKTWSRASTIFPQMVGMTIGVHNGKTHVPIYITENMVGHKLGEFAPTRHFRGHAGGKSERTTSVR